One stretch of Bradyrhizobium canariense DNA includes these proteins:
- a CDS encoding glycerol-3-phosphate dehydrogenase, whose protein sequence is MADYDLAIIGGGLNGVSVARDAAGRGLRVILLEQGDLGAAASSATSRLIHGDLSVLERRGFFRVREALAERDIWLRIAPHLVRPARFAIPAHSDERPSWLLRLWLLLYDRLAPRDGLPVSQTIDVTHHPVGNPLKRPFGTAFEYSDCVVDDSRLVIAIAIDAAERGAEIRTGARCVRAERSDIWRLVTIDRGHRQVITARALANASGAWTASVMETVLRVPPPSLSASRISQIIVRRLFDTETVYVFQNNDRRLIFASPYERDFTLIGTIGQTFKGDPAIVSMAAGDVAYLCDAVNRYFRERIDSSDVIRTISGANAVVNPARDGTMAFDARRGKAPLLTLFGGDVTTSRRRAERAVGKLTPFYPMSPRWTATAPLPGGEFGWARFDAEVDTARERWRFLSEAHAQRLVAAYGSRLEALLGGAKARADLGPAFGPELTGAEVRYLMTREWARFPDDILWRRSKLGLAMGPEDREALAAFMAAPG, encoded by the coding sequence ATGGCGGACTACGATCTTGCGATCATCGGCGGCGGCTTGAACGGCGTCAGCGTTGCGCGTGATGCCGCCGGACGCGGCTTGAGGGTCATTCTTCTCGAGCAGGGCGATCTTGGCGCCGCCGCATCGTCCGCGACATCGCGATTGATCCACGGCGACCTGTCGGTGCTGGAGCGCAGGGGCTTTTTCCGTGTGCGCGAGGCGCTGGCCGAGCGCGATATCTGGCTGCGCATCGCGCCGCATCTTGTGCGTCCGGCGCGTTTCGCGATCCCGGCCCATTCCGACGAGCGTCCGTCCTGGCTGCTGCGATTATGGCTCCTGCTGTACGACCGGCTGGCGCCTCGCGATGGTTTGCCGGTCTCGCAGACGATTGACGTCACGCATCATCCGGTCGGCAACCCGCTGAAGCGGCCGTTTGGCACGGCTTTCGAATATTCCGACTGCGTGGTGGACGATTCGCGCCTGGTGATCGCCATTGCCATCGATGCGGCCGAGCGCGGCGCCGAGATTCGCACCGGCGCGCGCTGCGTTCGCGCCGAACGGTCTGATATCTGGCGGCTGGTCACGATCGATCGCGGCCATCGCCAGGTGATCACGGCGAGGGCACTGGCCAACGCCAGTGGCGCCTGGACCGCCTCGGTTATGGAGACGGTGCTGCGCGTGCCGCCGCCCAGCCTCAGCGCCAGCAGGATCAGCCAGATCATCGTCCGGCGGCTGTTCGATACCGAGACCGTCTATGTGTTCCAGAACAACGACCGGCGGCTGATCTTCGCCAGTCCCTACGAGCGCGATTTCACGCTGATCGGCACGATAGGACAAACGTTCAAGGGTGATCCCGCCATTGTGTCGATGGCCGCGGGCGACGTCGCCTATCTCTGCGATGCGGTCAACCGGTATTTTCGCGAGCGGATCGATTCGTCCGATGTCATCAGGACAATCTCCGGCGCCAACGCCGTCGTTAATCCCGCGCGGGACGGCACCATGGCGTTCGATGCCAGGCGCGGCAAGGCGCCGTTGCTGACGCTGTTCGGCGGCGATGTCACGACGTCGCGCCGGCGGGCCGAGCGGGCGGTCGGCAAGCTCACGCCGTTCTATCCGATGTCGCCGCGCTGGACCGCGACAGCGCCGCTGCCCGGAGGCGAATTCGGCTGGGCCCGGTTCGATGCGGAGGTAGATACGGCGCGCGAGCGCTGGCGCTTCCTCAGCGAGGCGCACGCCCAGCGGTTGGTCGCCGCCTATGGCTCGCGCCTTGAGGCGTTGCTGGGCGGTGCCAAAGCCCGCGCCGACCTGGGCCCGGCCTTCGGGCCGGAGCTGACGGGCGCGGAAGTGCGCTATCTGATGACGCGGGAATGGGCGCGTTTTCCGGATGACATTTTGTGGCGGCGCTCAAAGCTCGGTTTGGCGATGGGGCCAGAGGATCGCGAGGCCTTGGCGGCGTTCATGGCGGCACCTGGCTGA
- a CDS encoding ABC transporter ATP-binding protein, producing the protein MAEELSLGEPQAAAEPEKHERPIAAGEMPLLRIDSVVKNFGTLRAVDRLSLDIRAGEFFALLGPSGCGKTTLLRMLAGFETPDQGRILLDGEDIAQVLPHQRPLNMMFQNYALFPHLNVRDNIAFGLRRARMRRSEIATRVAEMVALVKLEGLEKRKPDQLSGGQRQRVALARSLARRPRVLLLDEPLAALDKKLRESTQAELIELQRRLGMTFIIVTHDQEEAMTMADRIGVMENGHLEQVATPRGLYEAPSSRWVAEFVGDVNIFEGESQPDETGRLAVATPEAGTIFATQPADPLTKTQVCVAVRPEKVKLSRRGPAADAAHAHAINRLEGVVTEVSYLGGLTVYRVKLDSGAVLRCSMANTARLDTDAYSVTHRVVAWFTPDDCVVLER; encoded by the coding sequence ATGGCTGAGGAATTATCGTTAGGCGAGCCGCAGGCCGCCGCGGAGCCGGAAAAGCATGAGCGGCCGATCGCGGCCGGCGAGATGCCGCTGCTGCGTATCGACAGCGTGGTGAAAAATTTCGGCACATTGCGGGCGGTCGACCGGTTGTCGCTCGACATCAGGGCCGGCGAATTCTTTGCGCTGCTCGGCCCGAGCGGTTGCGGCAAGACCACGCTGTTGCGGATGCTAGCAGGCTTTGAGACGCCGGACCAAGGCCGCATCCTGCTCGACGGCGAGGACATTGCGCAGGTGCTGCCACACCAGCGCCCGCTCAACATGATGTTCCAGAACTACGCGCTGTTTCCCCATCTCAATGTGCGGGACAATATCGCGTTCGGCCTACGGCGCGCGCGGATGCGGCGTTCCGAGATCGCCACGCGCGTGGCGGAGATGGTCGCGCTGGTCAAGCTCGAGGGGCTGGAGAAACGAAAGCCCGACCAGCTTTCCGGCGGCCAGCGGCAGCGCGTGGCGCTGGCGCGCTCGCTGGCGCGCCGCCCGCGGGTGCTGCTGCTCGACGAGCCCTTGGCCGCGCTCGACAAGAAGCTGCGCGAAAGCACGCAGGCCGAATTGATCGAGCTGCAGCGGCGTCTCGGCATGACTTTCATCATTGTCACCCACGACCAGGAAGAGGCGATGACGATGGCCGACCGGATCGGCGTCATGGAAAATGGCCATCTGGAGCAGGTCGCGACGCCACGCGGGCTTTACGAGGCGCCGAGTTCACGCTGGGTCGCGGAGTTCGTCGGCGACGTCAATATATTCGAGGGCGAGTCTCAACCCGACGAAACCGGCCGCCTCGCGGTTGCGACACCAGAGGCGGGGACGATCTTTGCCACGCAGCCAGCCGATCCCCTGACGAAAACCCAGGTCTGCGTCGCCGTCCGTCCCGAGAAAGTAAAACTGTCGCGCCGTGGTCCAGCCGCGGATGCGGCCCATGCGCATGCCATCAACCGGCTGGAAGGCGTCGTGACGGAGGTGAGCTATCTCGGCGGCCTCACCGTCTACAGGGTGAAGCTCGATAGCGGGGCGGTCCTGCGCTGCTCGATGGCCAATACGGCGCGGCTCGACACCGATGCCTACAGCGTAACCCACCGCGTGGTCGCGTGGTTCACGCCGGACGATTGCGTGGTGCTGGAGCGATGA
- a CDS encoding ABC transporter permease, whose translation MARTVNRITRFNVTSLALGFAFLYLPIVILVIYSFNASRLVTVWGGWSLRWYTEFFNDRAMLDAAWMSFRVGATSATLATLLGSLAAVALSRGERFKGRTLFSGMLYAPLVMPEVISGLSLLLLFVAVNAERGFWTVTIAHTTLTMCFVAVVVQSRLGVLDRSLEEAAMDLGCDPARAFIAVTLPLIVPAIAASWMLAFTLSLDDLVIASFTTGPGSETLPIRIYSEVRLGVKPEINAICTLVVGLIAVVIVVASLASKLSSARGESAAPL comes from the coding sequence ATGGCGCGCACGGTGAACAGGATCACGCGGTTCAACGTCACCTCGCTCGCGCTTGGCTTTGCGTTTCTGTATCTCCCGATCGTGATCCTGGTGATCTATTCCTTCAACGCCTCGCGGCTGGTCACGGTGTGGGGCGGCTGGTCGCTGCGCTGGTACACGGAGTTCTTCAACGACCGCGCCATGCTGGATGCCGCCTGGATGAGTTTTCGCGTCGGGGCGACCTCGGCCACGCTGGCGACGCTGCTGGGCTCGCTCGCCGCCGTGGCGCTGTCGCGCGGCGAACGCTTCAAGGGCCGTACGCTGTTTTCCGGCATGCTCTATGCGCCGCTGGTGATGCCCGAAGTCATCAGTGGGCTTTCGCTGCTGCTGCTGTTCGTGGCTGTCAATGCCGAGCGCGGCTTCTGGACCGTGACGATCGCGCACACCACGCTGACCATGTGCTTTGTCGCCGTGGTGGTGCAGTCACGCCTCGGCGTGCTCGATCGCAGCCTGGAAGAGGCGGCGATGGATCTCGGCTGCGACCCGGCGCGCGCCTTTATCGCGGTGACGCTGCCGCTGATCGTCCCCGCGATCGCGGCGAGCTGGATGCTGGCGTTCACGCTGTCGCTGGACGATCTGGTGATCGCGAGCTTCACCACCGGTCCCGGCTCGGAAACGCTGCCGATCCGGATCTATTCGGAAGTGCGGCTCGGCGTGAAACCCGAGATCAACGCGATCTGCACGCTGGTGGTCGGGCTGATCGCGGTGGTTATCGTGGTGGCGTCGTTGGCCTCGAAACTGTCGAGTGCGCGGGGCGAGAGCGCGGCGCCATTGTGA
- a CDS encoding ABC transporter permease, producing the protein MSVRRIFAGPARFAAIAPYLWMILFFLVPFGFVFKISLSQTAIAQPPYLPVFDLTQGLAAIKAAFAALSLDNFRLLVSDDLYVLSYLRSLVVSAVSTSILLVIGYPIAYGMARLPRRWQSVAMMLVIVPFWTSFLIRIYAWINILQHDGLLNKILLALHLVSTPVVWLSTDGAMYLGIVYSYLPFMILPLYATLAKMEPALEEAAADLGSSPRQVFWLVTFPLSLPGVAAGILLCFIPIVGEFVIPDLLAGSDSLMIGQTLWLEFFTNKDWPVASAAAVLLLVLLLAPLLLYDRLQRRQLEGAG; encoded by the coding sequence ATGAGCGTTCGCCGCATCTTCGCAGGTCCGGCGCGCTTTGCCGCGATCGCGCCCTATCTGTGGATGATTTTGTTCTTCCTGGTGCCGTTCGGCTTCGTGTTCAAGATCAGCCTGTCGCAAACCGCGATCGCGCAGCCGCCCTATCTGCCGGTGTTCGATCTGACCCAGGGTCTTGCAGCGATCAAGGCGGCGTTTGCCGCGCTGTCGCTTGACAATTTCAGGCTGCTGGTCTCGGACGATCTTTATGTTCTGTCCTATCTGCGCAGCCTGGTGGTATCAGCGGTCTCGACCTCGATCCTTCTGGTGATCGGCTATCCCATCGCCTATGGCATGGCGCGGTTGCCGCGGCGCTGGCAAAGCGTGGCGATGATGCTGGTGATCGTGCCGTTCTGGACTTCATTCCTGATCCGCATCTATGCCTGGATCAACATCCTGCAGCATGACGGCCTGCTGAACAAAATCCTGCTCGCCCTGCATCTGGTCTCAACGCCGGTCGTGTGGTTGTCCACCGACGGCGCGATGTATCTCGGCATCGTCTATTCCTATCTGCCGTTCATGATCCTGCCGCTCTATGCGACGCTCGCCAAGATGGAGCCCGCGCTGGAGGAGGCGGCCGCCGATCTCGGTTCTTCGCCGCGTCAGGTGTTCTGGCTGGTGACGTTCCCACTGTCGCTGCCGGGTGTCGCCGCGGGTATCTTGCTCTGCTTCATTCCGATTGTCGGAGAATTCGTCATTCCGGATCTGTTGGCGGGCTCAGACTCTCTGATGATCGGCCAGACCCTGTGGCTGGAATTCTTCACCAACAAGGACTGGCCGGTGGCTTCCGCCGCCGCGGTGCTGTTGCTGGTGCTGCTGCTCGCGCCATTGCTGTTGTACGACCGGTTGCAGCGCCGCCAGCTCGAAGGCGCGGGGTGA